The Colias croceus chromosome 11, ilColCroc2.1 genome has a segment encoding these proteins:
- the LOC123695307 gene encoding uncharacterized protein LOC123695307 isoform X1, translating into MFKGISQTLECSVAYGACAYARTINATADVTVRLICSKGKIAPTKPTTIPRLELCGALLGARLYNKLIGSLRSNFDKIVFWTDSTIVLGWLGMPINLLKPYVQNRTAEIHELTKEHPWRHVAGKDNPADLVSRGQGLEALSSSSLWWEGPLFLHNVHFELPALKHSKLINSDLPEIKSINICCHISNNLNDNLIIFSRFSQYNRLKRAAAYVLRFINNARNKTNKWTGLLSVEELNRAELTLAKLSQQESFPDIYYALKNNKNITNISGYNQISKLNVFFDANNNLIRVGGRIQNSPNFSFNKKFPILIASNHHFSLLLFRFEHERLLHAGPQLLLFTLREMWWPVGGRNLARKVVHSCMRCARLQPTTVAPIMGNLPQERLDPGYPFIRCGVDYAGPVFTLNRKGRGAKLQKSYICLFICFVTRAVHLELVSDLSSESYLLALKRFISRRGKPVTIFSDNGKNFVGLMNDFKKFLATCSDEIKAYATSQNINFKMIPFYASHFGGLWEAGVKSCKHHLKRVIGNAHLTFEEFSTVLTQVEAVLNSRPLTHLSTDPNDFLPLSPAHFLVGRPLTAPVTAENLYDVPELRLPRFQRVEQIRQHFWNRWSKEYVSEMQTRTRWHQHKGDLKENTLVLIKDDRLPPLKWSLGRIHATYPGKDGVARVADIRTADGIVRRAFTKICPLPSPDS; encoded by the exons ATGTTTAAAGGAATTAGCCAAACACTCGAATGTTCC GTCGCGTACGGAGCTTGCGCATACGCTCGTACGATCAATGCAACAGCTGATGTCACAGTGCGCTTGATATGTTCGAAGGGTAAGATCGCGCCGACTAAACCTACAACTATACCTAGATTAGAGTTGTGTGGTGCGTTGTTAGGTGCACGATTATATAATAAGCTTATTGGATCACTGCGTTCAAACtttgataaaattgtattttggaCAGACTCAACTATCGTTTTAGGTTGGTTAGGTATgcctattaatttattaaaaccttATGTTCAAAATAGGACGGCAGAGATTCACGAGCTCACCAAGGAACATCCATGGCGTCACGTCGCAGGCAAGGATAATCCAGCCGATTTAGTCTCACGCGGGCAAGGTCTAGAAGCGCTTAGCTCCTCATCTTTATGGTGGGAGGGTccgttatttttacataatgtaCATTTTGAGTTGCCCGCTTTAAAACattccaaattaattaattcagatTTACCGgaaattaaatctataaatatttgttgtcacataagtaataatttaaacgataatttaattattttttctcgATTTTCACAATATAATAGACTTAAACGCGCTGCTGCTTATGTATtacgttttattaataacgcgcgaaataaaactaataagtGGACAGGTTTATTATCAGTTGAGGAATTAAATCGTGCTGAATTAACGTTAGCAAAGTTGAGTCAACAGGAATCGTTTCCCGATATTTATTATgcgcttaaaaataataaaaatataacgaaTATATCAGGCTATAAtcaaatttctaaattaaatgtattctttgacgcaaataataatttaattcgaGTAGGTGGGCGTATTCAAAATTCGccaaattttagttttaataaaaaatttcctATTTTAATCGCATCTAATCATCATTTTTCACTTTTGCTTTTTCGGTTCGAGCATGAACGTTTACTCCACGCCGGGCCACAGCTTCTACTGTTTACGCTCAGAGAGATGTGGTGGCCGGTCGGCGGCAGAAACCTCGCTAGGAAGGTGGTACATTCGTGCATGCGCTGCGCACGACTGCAACCGACTACGGTTGCGCCTATTATGGGGAATCTACCGCAGGAGCGTCTGGACCCAGGTTATCCGTTTATACGTTGTGGTGTCGACTACGCTGGCCCAGTGTTCACGTTGAATCGTAAAGGCAGAGGTGCTAAGCTACAAAAATCGTACATAtgcttatttatatgttttgttACACGCGCGGTTCACTTGGAACTTGTTAGCGATCTATCGTCGGAATCATATCTCTTAGCTTTGAAACGTTTTATATCGCGGCGAGGTAAACCCGTGACTATCTTTTCTGACAATGGGAAGAATTTTGTTGGTCTCATGAatgatttcaaaaaatttttagCTACCTGTTCTGATGAAATTAAAGCATATGCAActtcacaaaatattaattttaaaatgataccTTTTTACGCTAGCCATTTCGGGGGATTGTGGGAAGCTGGAGTAAAAAGCTGCAAGCACCATCTCAAACGTGTAATAGGTAACGCACATCTAACGTTCGAGGAGTTTAGCACAGTATTGACCCAGGTTGAAGCTGTCCTGAACTCCCGTCCTTTGACCCATCTTTCCACAGATCCCAATGATTTCCTTCCACTTAGCCCTGCACATTTCCTGGTTGGTCGTCCGCTAACTGCACCTGTAACGGCTGAGAATCTATACGACGTGCCTGAGCTTCGCCTCCCGAGGTTCCAGAGGGTGGAACAAATACGCCAGCACTTTTGGAATCGTTGGTCCAAAGAGTATGTCTCCGAGATGCAAACGCGAACCAGATGGCACCAGCACAAGGGGGATCTCAAGGAAAACACGCTCGTTCTCATTAAGGATGACCGATTGCCACCATTGAAGTGGAGCTTGGGGCGCATCCACGCGACATATCCGGGGAAGGATGGAGTAGCACGAGTGGCTGACATTCGTACTGCAGACGGCATCGTGCGTCGGGCGTTCACTAAAATTTGTCCGCTTCCTTCACCAGATAGCTGA
- the LOC123695307 gene encoding uncharacterized protein LOC123695307 isoform X2, producing MFEGTAEIHELTKEHPWRHVAGKDNPADLVSRGQGLEALSSSSLWWEGPLFLHNVHFELPALKHSKLINSDLPEIKSINICCHISNNLNDNLIIFSRFSQYNRLKRAAAYVLRFINNARNKTNKWTGLLSVEELNRAELTLAKLSQQESFPDIYYALKNNKNITNISGYNQISKLNVFFDANNNLIRVGGRIQNSPNFSFNKKFPILIASNHHFSLLLFRFEHERLLHAGPQLLLFTLREMWWPVGGRNLARKVVHSCMRCARLQPTTVAPIMGNLPQERLDPGYPFIRCGVDYAGPVFTLNRKGRGAKLQKSYICLFICFVTRAVHLELVSDLSSESYLLALKRFISRRGKPVTIFSDNGKNFVGLMNDFKKFLATCSDEIKAYATSQNINFKMIPFYASHFGGLWEAGVKSCKHHLKRVIGNAHLTFEEFSTVLTQVEAVLNSRPLTHLSTDPNDFLPLSPAHFLVGRPLTAPVTAENLYDVPELRLPRFQRVEQIRQHFWNRWSKEYVSEMQTRTRWHQHKGDLKENTLVLIKDDRLPPLKWSLGRIHATYPGKDGVARVADIRTADGIVRRAFTKICPLPSPDS from the exons ATGTTCGAAGG GACGGCAGAGATTCACGAGCTCACCAAGGAACATCCATGGCGTCACGTCGCAGGCAAGGATAATCCAGCCGATTTAGTCTCACGCGGGCAAGGTCTAGAAGCGCTTAGCTCCTCATCTTTATGGTGGGAGGGTccgttatttttacataatgtaCATTTTGAGTTGCCCGCTTTAAAACattccaaattaattaattcagatTTACCGgaaattaaatctataaatatttgttgtcacataagtaataatttaaacgataatttaattattttttctcgATTTTCACAATATAATAGACTTAAACGCGCTGCTGCTTATGTATtacgttttattaataacgcgcgaaataaaactaataagtGGACAGGTTTATTATCAGTTGAGGAATTAAATCGTGCTGAATTAACGTTAGCAAAGTTGAGTCAACAGGAATCGTTTCCCGATATTTATTATgcgcttaaaaataataaaaatataacgaaTATATCAGGCTATAAtcaaatttctaaattaaatgtattctttgacgcaaataataatttaattcgaGTAGGTGGGCGTATTCAAAATTCGccaaattttagttttaataaaaaatttcctATTTTAATCGCATCTAATCATCATTTTTCACTTTTGCTTTTTCGGTTCGAGCATGAACGTTTACTCCACGCCGGGCCACAGCTTCTACTGTTTACGCTCAGAGAGATGTGGTGGCCGGTCGGCGGCAGAAACCTCGCTAGGAAGGTGGTACATTCGTGCATGCGCTGCGCACGACTGCAACCGACTACGGTTGCGCCTATTATGGGGAATCTACCGCAGGAGCGTCTGGACCCAGGTTATCCGTTTATACGTTGTGGTGTCGACTACGCTGGCCCAGTGTTCACGTTGAATCGTAAAGGCAGAGGTGCTAAGCTACAAAAATCGTACATAtgcttatttatatgttttgttACACGCGCGGTTCACTTGGAACTTGTTAGCGATCTATCGTCGGAATCATATCTCTTAGCTTTGAAACGTTTTATATCGCGGCGAGGTAAACCCGTGACTATCTTTTCTGACAATGGGAAGAATTTTGTTGGTCTCATGAatgatttcaaaaaatttttagCTACCTGTTCTGATGAAATTAAAGCATATGCAActtcacaaaatattaattttaaaatgataccTTTTTACGCTAGCCATTTCGGGGGATTGTGGGAAGCTGGAGTAAAAAGCTGCAAGCACCATCTCAAACGTGTAATAGGTAACGCACATCTAACGTTCGAGGAGTTTAGCACAGTATTGACCCAGGTTGAAGCTGTCCTGAACTCCCGTCCTTTGACCCATCTTTCCACAGATCCCAATGATTTCCTTCCACTTAGCCCTGCACATTTCCTGGTTGGTCGTCCGCTAACTGCACCTGTAACGGCTGAGAATCTATACGACGTGCCTGAGCTTCGCCTCCCGAGGTTCCAGAGGGTGGAACAAATACGCCAGCACTTTTGGAATCGTTGGTCCAAAGAGTATGTCTCCGAGATGCAAACGCGAACCAGATGGCACCAGCACAAGGGGGATCTCAAGGAAAACACGCTCGTTCTCATTAAGGATGACCGATTGCCACCATTGAAGTGGAGCTTGGGGCGCATCCACGCGACATATCCGGGGAAGGATGGAGTAGCACGAGTGGCTGACATTCGTACTGCAGACGGCATCGTGCGTCGGGCGTTCACTAAAATTTGTCCGCTTCCTTCACCAGATAGCTGA